In bacterium, the genomic window ACTGCACGACGAACCAGGCCAGGATCGCGCCGCCGACCGCGAAGCTGGCCGCGCCGATGCGCCCGAACAGGTGCAGGGGCGACGCGGAGCGCGAGCTGAGGAACATCAGGGTCATCAGGTCCAGGAAACCGTTGAGGAAGCGGGCCGGGCCGTACTTGGTGACGCCGTGGCGGCGGCGGTGGTGGCGCACGGGGATCTCGGTCACGCGGAACCCCTCGCGGTAAGCCTGCGCCGGGATGTAGCGGTGCATCTCGCCGTAGAGGCGCACCGCCTCGACGACCTCGCGGCGGTAGGCCTTCAGGCCGCAGTTGTAGTCGTGCAGCCGCAGGCCCACGGCGCGGCTGGTCACCGCGTTGAAGAACCGCGACGTGGTGTTCTTGACGAAGCCGTCCTTGCGGTCCTGCTTCCAGCCGGAGACGAGGTCGAAGCCTTCCTCCAGCTTCGCCACGAGGTGCGGGATCTCGTCGGGGTCGTCCTGCAGGTCGGCGTCCATGGTGATCACGTAGCGCCCCGCGGCGGCCGCGAAACCGGCGGCCAGGGCGGCGGCCTTGCCGTGGTTGCGCGTGAACTCCAGGCCGCGGACGCGGGCGTCGGCGGCGTGGAGCCGCTCGAGCACGGCGGGCGTGTCGTCGGTGCTGCCGTCGTCGACGATCCACACCTCGTGCGACAGGCCCGCCGCGGCCGCCGCGGCCGCGATGCGCGCCGTCAGCTCGGGCAGCGATTCCGCCTCGTT contains:
- a CDS encoding glycosyltransferase family 2 protein, which encodes MPDVRPDLSVVVPALNEAESLPELTARIAAAAAAAGLSHEVWIVDDGSTDDTPAVLERLHAADARVRGLEFTRNHGKAAALAAGFAAAAGRYVITMDADLQDDPDEIPHLVAKLEEGFDLVSGWKQDRKDGFVKNTTSRFFNAVTSRAVGLRLHDYNCGLKAYRREVVEAVRLYGEMHRYIPAQAYREGFRVTEIPVRHHRRRHGVTKYGPARFLNGFLDLMTLMFLSSRSASPLHLFGRIGAASFAVGGAILAWFVVQWALGHGLRVRPLMLLGAGLVIVAVQFVSLGLIAELVVAGNHPETGYRVRRRH